Proteins encoded in a region of the Saccharothrix ecbatanensis genome:
- a CDS encoding NAD-glutamate dehydrogenase — MTPTGVPSRSELAARHDVGAARTASPEQARDELIERAAANAPELADLIRLYYRHVPAEEVNDDDPVDLVGAVRSNYQLAETRVPGRPVVRILNPTRDHDGWTCPATVVQVVTDDMPYLVDSVASELTRGGVQVQRVVHPIVVVRRDVVTGALQEVLPKADPADPPGDAIAESWMYIEVDLLTDPDRARELESKLHTVLNDVREVVEDTDKMVGMALHLAEQLESDPPPLPDHEVMDGAKLLRWLANDHFTFLGYRQYELVRDDPATDGDPAQRAVLASGLGVLRQDSLAARSLTAGPDAGAQALSPELLVLTQASAQSSVHRSVYPYYVGVKTFDAEGNVTGEHRFLGVFSTTALHEDVLDIPAVERRVRDVIHRAGFPLHSYSGQRMLEVIQNYPRTELFSVDTDTLYQTVTGVIALAERRRLRLFLRRDPYGRFYSCLVYLPRDRYTTTSRLAMQEVLIDQLGGVNLEYSARIGESALARVHFTVHTDPNRQTEPDTAYIQQLLAEAVRTWDDRMAEAVVEDRGTALGAESSSEQGQRIAAAFPEAYKEDFAAADGLADFRRIEALRPGDLDLVFYAPRDAEPGERRFKLFLVGARLTLSDVLPMLQRMGVVVVDERPYELSRDDGVECWIYDFGLRIEQSTLDKLSTDDIESIRTRFQDAFDAAWRGEAEVDGFNTLVLKAGVTWQQAAMLRAYAKYLRQAGTPYSQDYIEDAVLGHTEVATALVRLFETRFDPGLTDGDRADHTEHLVGAITKMIDDVTSLDADRILRSLLTLVQATLRTNYFVRDADGNPRPYLAVKLDPRAIPDLPQPRPRFEIFVYSPRLEGVHLRFGPVARGGLRWSDRREDFRTEILGLVKAQAVKNAVIVPVGAKGGFVLKKPPAPTGDPGADREALLAEGIACYRQFISGLLDLTDNLNSGTVIPAPQVVRHDSDDAYLVVAADKGTAAFSDIANEVSKSYGFWLGDAFASGGSVGYDHKAMGITAKGAWESVKRHFRELGTDTQSDEFTVVGVGDMSGDVFGNGMLLSEHIRLVAAFDHRHIFIDPNPVAATSYAERKRLFELPRSSWDDYDRTLISEGGGVWPRSLKSIPVGAHVRAALGLADDVVKLSPQELMKAILLAPVDLLWNGGIGTYVKARTESHTEVGDKANDAIRVDGADLRVKVIGEGGNLGLTQRGRIEFARSGGPDGHGGKVNTDALDNSAGVDCSDHEVNIKILLDELVRDGRLDQVRRNELLGQMTDEVGELVLGDNYSQNFVLGISRAHAAPMLSVHARLVADLEQRGALDRSLEALPSVAEFKALEKAGAGLTSPELATLLAHVKLALKEEVLASDLPTIDVLARRLPAYFPSELRERFADAIGNHPLSREIITTVLVNEVVDGGGVSYAFRLAEETSASATDAVRAYTVVTAIYDLPSVWREIRALDNVIPTDVQDDMVLETRRLLDRASRWLLTNRPQPLAVGSTISRFAPVVGALIPQTIDMLKGHEKQTVVDHVERLVAHGVPVTLARRIAGLLFTYGLLDVTEVAELAEREEGEGATGRERTHEETAELYFALSEHLDVDRMLSSVSTLERLNRWHALARLALRDDFYSSLRSITIDVLRSSEPGDSAEEKIEQWEQANSSRLGRARAALAEINKVSKLDLATLSVAARQVRSMIR; from the coding sequence ATGACCCCGACTGGAGTCCCGTCCCGATCCGAGCTCGCCGCCCGCCACGACGTCGGCGCGGCCCGCACGGCCAGTCCAGAACAGGCTCGTGACGAATTGATCGAACGGGCCGCAGCCAACGCCCCCGAGCTCGCCGACCTGATCCGCCTGTACTACCGCCACGTCCCCGCCGAGGAAGTCAACGACGACGACCCGGTCGACCTGGTGGGCGCGGTGCGCTCGAACTACCAGCTCGCCGAGACGCGGGTGCCCGGCCGCCCGGTGGTGCGGATCCTCAACCCGACCCGCGACCACGACGGCTGGACGTGCCCCGCCACGGTGGTGCAGGTGGTCACCGACGACATGCCGTACCTGGTCGACTCGGTCGCCTCCGAGCTGACCCGCGGCGGCGTGCAGGTGCAGCGCGTGGTGCACCCGATCGTCGTGGTGCGCCGGGACGTGGTGACGGGCGCCCTCCAAGAGGTGCTGCCGAAAGCGGACCCGGCCGACCCGCCGGGCGACGCGATCGCCGAATCCTGGATGTACATCGAGGTGGACCTGCTCACCGACCCCGACCGGGCGCGTGAGCTGGAATCCAAGCTCCACACCGTCCTCAACGACGTCCGCGAGGTCGTCGAGGACACCGACAAGATGGTCGGCATGGCCCTGCACCTGGCCGAACAGCTGGAATCGGACCCGCCGCCGCTGCCCGACCACGAGGTCATGGACGGCGCGAAGCTGTTGCGCTGGCTGGCGAACGACCACTTCACGTTCCTCGGCTACCGCCAGTACGAGCTCGTCCGCGACGACCCGGCGACGGACGGCGACCCGGCGCAGCGCGCGGTCCTCGCGAGTGGCCTGGGTGTGCTCAGACAGGACAGCCTCGCGGCACGCAGCCTCACCGCGGGCCCGGACGCGGGCGCGCAGGCACTGTCACCCGAACTGCTCGTCCTGACGCAGGCCAGCGCCCAGTCGAGCGTCCACCGCTCGGTCTACCCCTATTACGTCGGCGTGAAGACCTTCGACGCCGAGGGCAACGTGACCGGCGAGCACCGGTTCCTCGGTGTCTTCTCCACCACCGCCCTGCACGAGGACGTGCTGGACATCCCCGCCGTCGAACGCCGGGTCCGCGACGTGATCCACCGCGCCGGTTTCCCGCTGCACTCGTACTCGGGCCAGCGGATGCTCGAAGTGATCCAGAACTACCCGCGCACCGAGCTGTTCTCGGTCGACACGGACACGCTCTACCAGACCGTCACGGGCGTGATCGCGCTGGCCGAACGCCGCCGGCTGCGGCTGTTCCTGCGCCGCGACCCGTACGGCCGCTTCTACTCATGCCTGGTCTACCTGCCGCGCGACCGCTACACCACGACGTCGCGGCTGGCCATGCAGGAAGTGCTGATCGACCAGCTCGGCGGCGTGAACCTGGAGTACAGCGCGCGCATCGGCGAGTCCGCGCTGGCCCGCGTGCACTTCACCGTGCACACGGACCCGAACCGCCAGACCGAGCCGGACACGGCCTACATCCAGCAGCTGCTGGCCGAAGCGGTCCGCACCTGGGACGACCGCATGGCCGAGGCGGTCGTGGAGGACCGGGGCACCGCTCTGGGCGCGGAGTCGTCGTCCGAGCAGGGCCAGCGGATCGCCGCGGCGTTCCCCGAGGCCTACAAGGAGGACTTCGCCGCGGCCGACGGCCTGGCGGACTTCCGGCGCATCGAGGCGCTGCGCCCGGGCGACCTGGACCTGGTCTTCTACGCGCCGCGCGACGCCGAGCCGGGTGAACGGCGGTTCAAGCTGTTCCTGGTGGGCGCCCGGCTGACGCTGTCCGACGTGCTGCCGATGTTGCAGCGCATGGGCGTGGTCGTGGTGGACGAGCGCCCGTACGAGCTGAGCCGCGACGACGGCGTCGAGTGCTGGATCTACGACTTCGGCCTGCGCATCGAGCAGAGCACGCTGGACAAGCTGTCCACCGACGACATCGAGTCGATCCGCACCCGCTTCCAGGACGCGTTCGACGCCGCCTGGCGCGGTGAGGCCGAGGTGGACGGCTTCAACACCCTGGTGCTCAAGGCGGGTGTCACGTGGCAGCAGGCGGCCATGCTGCGCGCCTACGCCAAGTACCTGCGCCAGGCCGGCACCCCGTACAGCCAGGACTACATCGAGGACGCCGTCCTCGGGCACACCGAGGTCGCCACGGCCCTGGTGCGGCTGTTCGAGACGCGGTTCGACCCGGGCCTGACCGACGGGGACCGCGCCGACCACACCGAGCACCTCGTCGGCGCGATCACCAAGATGATCGACGACGTGACCAGCCTCGACGCGGACCGCATCCTGCGCAGCCTGCTCACGTTGGTGCAGGCCACGCTGCGCACGAACTACTTCGTCCGCGACGCCGACGGCAACCCGCGCCCGTACCTGGCGGTGAAGCTGGACCCGCGGGCGATCCCGGACCTGCCGCAGCCGCGGCCGAGGTTCGAGATCTTCGTGTACTCGCCGCGGCTGGAGGGCGTGCACCTGCGGTTCGGCCCGGTGGCACGCGGCGGTCTGCGCTGGTCCGACCGGCGCGAGGACTTCCGCACCGAGATCCTGGGCCTGGTCAAGGCGCAGGCGGTGAAGAACGCGGTGATCGTGCCCGTCGGGGCCAAGGGCGGGTTCGTCCTCAAGAAGCCGCCGGCGCCGACCGGCGACCCGGGTGCGGACCGCGAGGCGCTGCTGGCCGAGGGCATCGCCTGCTACCGGCAGTTCATCTCCGGCCTGCTGGACCTGACCGACAACCTGAACTCCGGCACGGTGATCCCCGCGCCGCAGGTCGTCCGACACGACAGTGACGACGCGTACCTGGTGGTCGCGGCGGACAAGGGGACCGCGGCGTTCTCAGACATCGCCAACGAGGTGTCGAAGTCCTACGGCTTCTGGCTCGGTGACGCGTTCGCGTCCGGCGGCTCGGTCGGCTACGACCACAAGGCGATGGGCATCACCGCCAAGGGCGCGTGGGAGAGCGTGAAGCGGCACTTCCGCGAGCTGGGCACGGACACGCAGTCGGACGAGTTCACGGTCGTCGGCGTCGGCGACATGTCCGGTGACGTGTTCGGCAACGGCATGCTGCTGTCCGAGCACATCCGGCTGGTGGCCGCGTTCGACCACCGGCACATCTTCATCGACCCGAACCCCGTCGCGGCCACGTCCTACGCCGAGCGCAAGCGGCTGTTCGAGCTGCCCCGCTCGTCCTGGGACGACTACGACCGCACGCTGATCAGCGAGGGCGGCGGCGTGTGGCCGCGTTCGCTGAAGTCGATCCCGGTCGGCGCCCACGTCCGCGCGGCGTTGGGCCTGGCCGATGACGTGGTGAAGCTGTCGCCGCAGGAGCTGATGAAGGCCATCCTGCTGGCGCCGGTCGACCTGCTCTGGAACGGCGGCATCGGCACGTACGTCAAGGCGCGCACCGAGTCGCACACCGAGGTCGGCGACAAGGCCAACGACGCGATCCGGGTCGACGGCGCGGACCTGCGGGTCAAGGTCATCGGCGAAGGCGGCAACCTGGGCCTGACCCAGCGCGGCCGGATCGAGTTCGCCCGCTCGGGCGGCCCGGACGGGCACGGCGGCAAGGTCAACACCGACGCGCTGGACAACTCGGCCGGTGTCGACTGCTCCGACCACGAGGTCAACATCAAGATCCTGCTGGACGAGCTGGTCCGCGACGGCCGGCTCGACCAGGTGCGGCGCAACGAGCTGCTGGGGCAGATGACCGACGAGGTCGGCGAACTCGTGCTGGGCGACAACTACTCGCAGAACTTCGTGCTGGGCATCTCCCGCGCCCACGCCGCGCCGATGCTGTCGGTGCACGCGCGGCTCGTCGCCGACCTCGAACAGCGCGGCGCGCTCGACCGTTCGCTGGAGGCGTTGCCCAGCGTGGCGGAGTTCAAGGCGCTGGAGAAGGCCGGAGCGGGCCTGACGTCACCGGAGCTGGCGACGTTGCTGGCGCACGTCAAGCTGGCGTTGAAGGAGGAAGTGCTCGCCAGCGACCTGCCGACGATCGACGTGCTGGCCCGCAGGCTGCCCGCCTACTTCCCCAGCGAGCTGCGCGAACGGTTCGCCGACGCCATCGGCAACCACCCGCTGTCCCGCGAGATCATCACCACGGTGCTGGTCAACGAGGTCGTGGACGGCGGTGGCGTGTCGTACGCGTTCCGGCTGGCGGAGGAGACCAGCGCGTCGGCGACGGACGCGGTGCGCGCGTACACGGTGGTGACCGCGATCTACGACCTGCCGTCGGTGTGGCGGGAGATCCGGGCGCTGGACAACGTCATCCCGACCGACGTCCAGGACGACATGGTGCTGGAGACCCGTCGCCTGCTGGACCGCGCGTCGCGCTGGCTGCTGACCAACCGCCCCCAGCCGCTCGCGGTCGGGTCGACGATCAGCCGGTTCGCCCCGGTGGTCGGCGCCCTCATCCCGCAGACGATCGACATGCTCAAGGGTCACGAGAAGCAGACCGTGGTCGACCACGTCGAGCGGCTGGTGGCGCACGGCGTGCCGGTCACGTTGGCGCGTCGGATCGCCGGGCTGCTGTTCACCTACGGGCTGCTGGACGTCACGGAGGTGGCCGAACTCGCCGAGCGTGAAGAGGGCGAGGGCGCGACCGGCCGGGAGCGGACGCACGAGGAGACGGCCGAGCTGTACTTCGCGCTGTCCGAGCACCTGGACGTGGACCGGATGCTCAGCTCGGTGTCGACCCTGGAACGCCTGAACCGCTGGCACGCGTTGGCGCGCTTGGCGTTGCGGGACGACTTCTACTCGTCACTGCGGTCGATCACGATCGACGTGCTGCGGTCGTCCGAGCCCGGCGACAGCGCGGAGGAGAAGATCGAGCAGTGGGAGCAGGCGAACTCCTCCCGCCTGGGCCGTGCCCGCGCCGCGCTCGCGGAGATCAACAAGGTGTCCAAGCTGGACCTGGCCACCCTGTCCGTCGCGGCACGCCAGGTCCGCAGCATGATCCGCTGA
- a CDS encoding response regulator transcription factor: protein MPDECVPIELGLVDDHSMYRDGAALWLENQPGRRIRVVAAVRSVADLLVGGRLPAVVLLDPSADPVQAVSRLVAAGVGVIVHSTDETPHVVRAALAAGARGYVSKRAPLSDLVDAVVSVAGGGHYLTRLLAQGALLSVPLRRPVLSDREVEVLRGVAEGRTRLAVARSLGLSEGTVKTYLERIRCKYRAAGRAAGSTVELYQRALEDGLIATTRVA from the coding sequence GTGCCGGACGAGTGTGTGCCGATCGAGTTGGGGCTCGTCGACGACCACTCGATGTACCGCGACGGGGCGGCGCTCTGGCTGGAGAACCAGCCGGGCCGGCGGATCAGGGTGGTGGCGGCGGTGCGTTCGGTGGCGGACCTGTTGGTGGGCGGTCGGTTGCCCGCCGTGGTGCTGCTGGATCCGTCCGCAGACCCGGTGCAGGCGGTCTCTCGGCTGGTCGCGGCCGGTGTGGGGGTGATCGTGCACAGCACCGACGAGACGCCTCACGTCGTGCGCGCCGCTCTTGCTGCGGGGGCGAGAGGCTACGTGTCCAAGCGTGCGCCGTTGTCGGATCTGGTGGACGCGGTGGTCTCGGTGGCCGGTGGTGGCCACTACCTGACCCGGCTGCTCGCCCAAGGCGCTCTCTTGTCCGTGCCTTTGCGACGGCCGGTCCTGTCGGACCGCGAGGTGGAGGTGTTGCGCGGTGTCGCCGAGGGCCGAACCCGCCTTGCGGTGGCACGTTCCCTGGGCCTCTCGGAGGGCACCGTGAAGACGTACCTGGAACGCATCCGCTGCAAGTACCGCGCCGCCGGCCGCGCTGCGGGCTCCACCGTCGAGCTGTACCAACGCGCCCTCGAAGACGGCCTGATCGCCACAACCCGCGTCGCCTAA
- a CDS encoding carbohydrate-binding module family 20 domain-containing protein, giving the protein MTATLFQWPFSRVAAECTNVLGPKGYGFVEVSPATEHIQGSQWWTSYQPVSYRIAGRLGDEAAFRNMVNTCHAAGVKVIADAVINHMSAGSGTGTGGSSYTKYNYPGIYSDPDFHSCRSHISDYRNRDNVQNCELVGLSDLNTGSDYVRGRIASYLNHLISLGVDGFRIDAAKHIPATDMSAIKSRLSNPGVFWVHEVIYGAGEAVQPGEYTGSGDVDEFRYAYDIKRIFNNENLAYLSTFGQSWGYLPSGQARSFVDNWDTERNGSTLTYKDGSTYTLANVFMLAWPYGAPNVYSGYEFSNHDAGPPSGSECYTSGWKCQHRWTQISSMVQFRNAVAGTSVVNWWDNGGDAIAFGRGGKGFVAINRESSSLTRTFQTSLPAGSYCNVQRDGCVAVSVGSNGQFTATLAAGEALALHVGATGGGTPPPAGTASFAVNATTSLGQNIFVVGDHASLGAWNTANAVALSSATYPTWRGSVSLPAGTSFQYKYIRKESNGAVTWESGTNRTATAPVTLSDTWRN; this is encoded by the coding sequence GTGACCGCGACCCTGTTCCAGTGGCCGTTCTCGCGGGTCGCCGCCGAGTGCACGAACGTGCTCGGGCCGAAGGGCTACGGGTTCGTGGAGGTGTCGCCGGCCACCGAGCACATCCAGGGCTCCCAGTGGTGGACGTCCTACCAGCCCGTCAGCTACCGCATCGCCGGACGCCTCGGTGACGAAGCCGCGTTCCGGAACATGGTGAACACCTGCCACGCGGCGGGCGTGAAGGTCATCGCGGACGCCGTGATCAACCACATGAGCGCCGGGTCGGGGACGGGCACCGGCGGTTCGTCGTACACGAAGTACAACTACCCCGGCATCTACAGCGACCCGGACTTCCACTCGTGCCGGTCGCACATCAGCGACTACCGCAACCGCGACAACGTGCAGAACTGCGAGTTGGTCGGGCTGTCGGACCTGAACACCGGCAGCGACTACGTGCGGGGGCGGATCGCGTCGTACCTGAACCACCTGATCTCGCTCGGGGTGGACGGGTTCCGGATCGACGCGGCCAAGCACATTCCGGCGACCGACATGTCCGCGATCAAGTCGAGGTTGAGCAACCCCGGCGTGTTCTGGGTGCACGAGGTGATCTACGGGGCCGGTGAGGCCGTGCAGCCGGGCGAGTACACCGGGTCGGGTGACGTGGACGAGTTCCGGTACGCGTACGACATCAAGCGGATCTTCAACAACGAGAACCTGGCTTACCTGAGCACGTTCGGGCAGTCGTGGGGTTACCTGCCGAGCGGGCAGGCGCGGTCGTTCGTGGACAACTGGGACACCGAGCGCAACGGGTCGACGTTGACGTACAAGGACGGTTCCACCTACACGTTGGCGAACGTGTTCATGCTGGCGTGGCCGTATGGGGCGCCGAACGTGTACTCGGGGTACGAGTTCTCGAACCACGACGCCGGGCCGCCTTCGGGGTCTGAGTGCTACACGTCAGGGTGGAAGTGCCAGCACCGGTGGACGCAGATCTCGTCGATGGTGCAATTCCGCAACGCGGTGGCCGGAACGTCGGTCGTGAACTGGTGGGACAACGGTGGTGACGCGATCGCGTTCGGCCGGGGTGGCAAGGGTTTCGTGGCGATCAACCGGGAGTCTTCGTCGTTGACGCGGACGTTCCAGACCTCGCTGCCGGCCGGGTCTTACTGCAACGTGCAGCGGGACGGGTGCGTGGCGGTCAGCGTGGGGTCGAACGGGCAGTTCACGGCGACGTTGGCGGCGGGTGAGGCTTTGGCGCTGCACGTCGGTGCGACGGGTGGGGGCACTCCGCCTCCCGCCGGCACGGCGTCGTTCGCGGTGAACGCCACGACTTCGTTGGGGCAGAACATCTTCGTCGTCGGCGACCACGCTTCGCTCGGCGCGTGGAACACGGCCAACGCGGTGGCCCTGTCGTCCGCCACTTACCCGACGTGGCGGGGCTCGGTGTCGCTGCCGGCGGGGACTTCGTTCCAGTACAAGTACATCCGGAAGGAGTCGAACGGGGCGGTGACGTGGGAGAGCGGGACGAACCGCACCGCCACTGCACCCGTGACGCTGTCCGACACCTGGCGCAATTAG
- a CDS encoding glycoside hydrolase family 13 protein, which translates to MTQDWWREAVIYQVYVRSFADSNGDGVGDLPGIRSRLPYLAELGVDAVWITPFYKSPMADGGYDVADYREVDPQFGTTQDAKALVDDAHDLGIRVIVDLVPNHTSDQHEWFRQALNAAPGSPERARYHFRDGRGDQPPNDWESVFGGPAWSKTADGQWYLHLFAPEQPDLNWDQPEVRDEFLDVLRFWLDLGVDGFRIDVAHGMIKADGLPDVGTPGHLKLLGTEALPFFDQDGVHEIYRDWRKVLDSYPGSRIGVAEAWTPSPERTARYLRADELHQAFNFHYLTAEWTAADLKQVIDDSLAAMAPVSAPTTWVLSNHDVQRHVTRYGSVARARAAALLMLALPGSAYVYQGEELGLPEVLDLPEDVLQDPVWERSGHTDRGRDGCRVPIPWTPDGPSFGFGDGGSWLPQPADWARLSVAAQKGDPDSVLELYRSALRVRHEHPDLGAGTEVEWLDVSEGVLSFRRGAFTCVVNLGPDVARLPIDGEVLLSSGGCATEGTDVLVPADTTVWLSRP; encoded by the coding sequence ATGACGCAGGACTGGTGGCGCGAGGCCGTCATCTACCAGGTCTACGTGCGCAGCTTCGCCGACTCGAACGGTGACGGCGTCGGTGACCTGCCCGGCATCCGGTCCCGGCTGCCCTACCTCGCCGAACTGGGGGTGGACGCGGTGTGGATCACCCCGTTCTACAAGTCCCCGATGGCGGACGGCGGCTACGACGTCGCCGACTACCGCGAGGTCGACCCGCAGTTCGGCACCACGCAGGACGCGAAGGCCCTCGTGGACGACGCGCACGACCTCGGCATCCGGGTGATCGTGGACCTCGTCCCGAACCACACGAGCGATCAGCACGAGTGGTTCCGGCAGGCCCTCAACGCCGCGCCCGGCTCGCCGGAACGCGCCCGCTACCACTTCCGCGACGGCCGCGGCGACCAGCCGCCGAACGACTGGGAGTCCGTCTTCGGCGGCCCCGCCTGGTCGAAGACGGCCGACGGCCAGTGGTACCTGCACCTGTTCGCCCCCGAGCAGCCGGACCTGAACTGGGACCAGCCGGAGGTGCGGGACGAGTTCCTGGACGTCCTGCGCTTCTGGCTCGACCTCGGCGTGGACGGCTTCCGCATCGACGTGGCCCACGGGATGATCAAGGCGGACGGTCTGCCGGACGTCGGCACGCCCGGCCACCTCAAGCTGCTGGGCACGGAGGCGCTGCCGTTCTTCGACCAGGACGGCGTGCACGAGATCTACCGCGACTGGCGCAAGGTGCTCGACTCGTACCCGGGCAGCCGGATCGGCGTGGCCGAGGCGTGGACGCCGAGCCCCGAGCGCACCGCGCGCTACCTGCGTGCCGACGAGCTGCACCAGGCGTTCAACTTCCACTACCTGACCGCCGAGTGGACCGCCGCCGACCTCAAGCAGGTCATCGACGACTCGCTCGCCGCGATGGCGCCGGTGTCCGCGCCGACGACGTGGGTGCTGTCCAACCACGACGTGCAGCGGCACGTGACGCGGTACGGCAGCGTGGCGCGGGCGCGGGCCGCCGCTCTCCTGATGCTCGCCCTGCCCGGCAGCGCGTACGTCTACCAGGGTGAGGAACTGGGCCTGCCCGAGGTGCTGGACCTGCCGGAGGACGTCCTCCAGGACCCGGTGTGGGAGCGGTCCGGGCACACCGACCGTGGCCGCGACGGCTGCCGCGTGCCGATCCCGTGGACGCCGGACGGCCCGTCGTTCGGCTTCGGCGACGGCGGTTCGTGGCTGCCGCAGCCGGCGGACTGGGCACGGCTCAGCGTCGCCGCGCAGAAGGGCGACCCGGACTCGGTGCTGGAGCTGTACCGCAGCGCGCTGCGCGTCCGGCACGAGCACCCCGACCTGGGCGCGGGCACCGAGGTGGAGTGGCTGGACGTGTCGGAGGGCGTGCTGTCCTTCCGCCGTGGCGCTTTCACGTGCGTGGTGAACCTCGGCCCGGACGTGGCACGGCTGCCGATCGACGGCGAGGTGCTGCTGTCCTCGGGTGGTTGCGCTACTGAGGGAACGGACGTCCTCGTGCCGGCAGACACGACCGTGTGGCTCTCGCGCCCGTAG